A DNA window from Brassica napus cultivar Da-Ae chromosome C1, Da-Ae, whole genome shotgun sequence contains the following coding sequences:
- the LOC106449800 gene encoding probable aldo-keto reductase 6 produces the protein MAEACGVRRMKLGSQGLEVSAQGLGCMGLSAFYGAPTPETNAVALLRHAIKAGVTFLDTSDIYGPETNELLLGKALKDGLREKVELATKFGIIASEDGKFGFRADPEYVRSACEASLRRLGVTSIDLYYQHRIDTTVPIEVTMGELKKLVEEGKIKYIGLSEASASTIRRAHAVHPITAVQIEWSLWSRDVEEDIIPTCRELGIGIVAYSPLGRGFLAAGPKLAENLEDDDYRKGLPRFQEENLNHNKILYEKVQAMATKKGCTPAQLALAWVHHQGDDVCPIPGTSKIENLNQNIGALSVKLTPEEMAELEAIARPDFVKGERYDSNMATYKDSETPLLSSWKAA, from the exons ATGGCTGAAGCTTGCGGAGTACGGAGGATGAAACTCGGGAGCCAAGGCCTTGAGGTTTCAGCTCAGGGACTTGGCTGCATGGGTCTCTCTGCCTTCTACGGCGCTCCAACACCTGAGACTAACGCCGTCGCTCTTCTCCGACATGCCATTAAAGCCGGCGTCACATTCCTAGACACTTCAGACATATACGGCCCTGAGACTAACGAGCTGCTCCTGGGCAAG GCTTTGAAAGATGGGTTGAGGGAGAAAGTGGAACTGGCAACAAAGTTTGGTATCATTGCTTCTGAAGATGGAAAATTTGGTTTTAGGGCAGATCCAGAGTACGTGAGGTCTGCTTGCGAGGCAAGCTTAAGGCGTCTTGGTGTTACATCCATTGATCTTTATTACCAGCATAGGATTGATACCACTGTGCCCATCGAAGTCACG ATGGGAGAGTTAAAGAAGCTAGTGGAAGaaggtaaaataaaatacatcGGTTTGTCTGAAGCCTCTGCCTCAACTATCAGAAGAGCACATGCGGTTCACCCGATAACTGCTGTGCAGATAGAATGGTCCCTATGGTCAAGAGACGTGGAAGAAGATATCATTCCTACCTGCAG GGAACTTGGGATTGGAATTGTAGCTTATAGCCCTTTAGGAAGAGGCTTCTTGGCAGCAGGACCTAAGCTTGCTGAGAATTTGGAGGACGATGATTATCGAAAG GGTCTACCGAGATTCCAAGAGGAGAATCTAAACCACAACAAGATTCTTTATGAGAAGGTTCAGGCGATGGCGACAAAGAAAGGCTGCACTCCTGCACAACTTGCTCTTGCATGGGTTCACCACCAGGGAGATGATGTCTGTCCCATTCCAGGAACCTCCAAGATTGAAAACTTGAACCAGAACATAGGAGCTTTATCTGTGAAGCTTACTCCTGAAGAGATGGCTGAGCTGGAAGCCATCGCCCGACCGGATTTTGTGAAAGGAGAACGATACGACAGCAACATGGCTACTTACAAGGACTCGGAGACTCCACTACTGTCTTCTTGGAAAGCAGCATAA